A single Triticum dicoccoides isolate Atlit2015 ecotype Zavitan chromosome 2A, WEW_v2.0, whole genome shotgun sequence DNA region contains:
- the LOC119358172 gene encoding BTB/POZ and MATH domain-containing protein 1-like yields MGNRSSSSAKPGQSPSETASRCLTESFTGTHDFEIINYSLLVGMGVGKFVSSSTFCVGGYNWNIRLYPDGVTKDHAGKGSVFLHHLCSPDSKGVRTKFTLSVLEKHGQVTRALVDHIFPRAHTSDGFGYTRFFDNSKLKSMPDLYYGSLTIRCVLTIIKESHTELKTNLAVAPPSNLQEHLRHMHVDGDGADVTFSVRGQLFNAHRCLLAARSPVFKAELFGPMKENSTRCIEIDDIEPQVFEALLHFIYTDCMMDGYEEGKTENLQHLLVAADLYGVERLRVMCEGKLCDSIDLKTVATTLTLAEQHNCGVLKKACIEFLASGKTLEAVKKTDSDVFKHLEASCPHLMQEILFARMPPM; encoded by the coding sequence ATGGGCAACAGATCGTCTTCCTCAGCTAAGCCTGGCCAGTCTCCGTCCGAGACGGCGTCGAGATGCCTCACGGAGAGCTTCACGGGGACCCACGATTTTGAGATTATCAACTACTCGCTGCTCGTTGGCATGGGCGTCGGCAAGTTCGTAAGCTCGAGCACATTCTGCGTCGGTGGCTACAACTGGAATATCAGGCTCTATCCGGACGGAGTCACGAAAGACCACGCTGGCAAAGGGTCAGTGTTTTTGCACCATCTCTGCTCACCGGATTCAAAGGGTGTGAGGACAAAGTTCACATTAAGCGTTCTGGAGAAACACGGCCAAGTAACCAGGGCTCTAGTCGACCACATCTTTCCTCGAGCTCATACTAGTGACGGTTTCGGCTACACCAGATTCTTCGACAATTCAAAGCTGAAATCAATGCCAGACCTCTACTATGGCTCATTGACCATAAGGTGCGTACTCACCATCATAAAAGAATCTCACACGGAGCTTAAGACGAACCTTGCCGTGGCTCCACCGTCGAATCTGCAAGAGCATCTCCGGCACATGCATGTGGATGGAGATGGTGCAGATGTGACATTCAGTGTTCGTGGCCAATTGTTCAATGCCCACAGATGTTTGTTGGCTGCACGGTCCCCGGTTTTCAAGGCAGAACTCTTCGGTCCGATGAAAGAAAACTCAACTCGGTGCATCGAGATTGATGACATTGAGCCACAAGTCTTTGAGGCCCTTCTTCACTTTATATACACAGATTGCATGATGGATGGTTATGAAGAAGGAAAAACTGAAAATCTACAACACCTACTAGTTGCGGCGGATCTATATGGAGTGGAGAGGTTGAGGGTTATGTGTGAAGGTAAATTATGTGATAGCATCGACTTGAAAACAGTCGCGACAACGCTAACTTTAGCGGAGCAACATAACTGCGGGGTTCTCAAAAAAGCATGTATTGAGTTTCTAGCATCAGGGAAGACACTTGAAGCTGTGAAGAAAACAGATTCAGATGTATTCAAACATCTCGAGGCAAGCTGTCCTCATCTCATGCAGGAGATTTTATTCGCAAGGATGCCTCCCATGTGA
- the LOC119358173 gene encoding BTB/POZ and MATH domain-containing protein 1-like has translation MANRRTWDTDHFCAADISPTFPGFVRRSKLTSRRYLVDDCLTIRCVVTLVNPRTERTTAGPAAAAPLPEMLGHLERMLRDGKGADVTIDVAGRAFRVHRCMLAARSPVFDAELFGPMKGKGTEHIEVPDMEPAVFEMLLHFIYTDSLPGDGEDCGVAMTQHLLVAADRYGVDKLKQACDVKLRRSLDVRTVATTLALAEQHQCPLLRDATTTRVTLEGVLKCLPKSPSSMHRCMLAARSPVFDAELFGPMKGKGTEHIEVPDMEPAVFEMLLRFIYTDSLPGDGEDCGVAMTQHLLVAADRYGVDKLKQACDVKLRRSLDVRTVATTLVLAEQH, from the exons ATGGCAAACAGGAGGACGTGGGACACAGACCACTTCTGCGCTGCGGACATTAGCCCGACGTTTCCAGGATTTGTGCGCAGATCCAAGCTTACATCACGGCGGTACCTCGTCGACGACTGCCTCACAATCAGGTGCGTCGTCACCCTCGTCAATCCTCGCACGGAGCGCACGACGGCCGGCCCGGCAGCCGCCGCTCCGCTGCCGGAGATGCTCGGCCACCTCGAGCGCATGCTCAGAGACGGCAAGGGCGCAGACGTGACAATCGACGTCGCCGGCCGAGCGTTCCGCGTGCACCGGTGCATGCTCGCCGCGCGCTCGCCGGTTTTCGACGCCGAGCTCTTTGGCCCGATGAAGGGCAAGGGCACGGAGCACATTGAG GTACCCGACATGGAGCCGGCGGTCTTCGAGATGCTCCTGCACTTCATCTACACGGACTCGCTGCCGGGCGACGGCGAGGACTGCGGCGTCGCGATGACGCAGCACCTGCTGGTTGCCGCGGATCGGTACGGGGTGGACAAGCTGAAGCAGGCGTGCGACGTGAAGCTGCGCAGAAGCTTGGACGTGCGGACCGTGGCGACCACGTTGGCGCTGGCGGAGCAGCACCAGTGCCCGCTGCTGAGGGACGCCACTACAACACGAGTCACATTAGAAGGCGTTTTAAAATGCCTCCCAAA GTCTCCTTCTTCTATGCACCGGTGCATGCTCGCCGCGCGCTCGCCGGTTTTCGACGCCGAGCTCTTTGGCCCGATGAAGGGCAAGGGCACGGAGCACATTGAGGTACCCGACATGGAGCCGGCGGTCTTCGAGATGCTCCTGCGCTTCATCTACACGGACTCGCTGCCGGGCGACGGCGAGGACTGCGGCGTCGCGATGACGCAGCACCTGCTGGTTGCCGCGGATCGGTACGGGGTGGACAAGCTGAAGCAGGCGTGCGACGTGAAGCTGCGCAGAAGCTTGGACGTGCGGACCGTGGCGACCACGTTGGTGCTGGCGGAGCAGCACTAG